TATGGAGGATCTTCTTTGTCTAATCCAATCGAAGATGAACCAGTCATTCCCGACATCGTGGATGAGTTTACTTCTGATGATTTTTATGAAGACAATCCAAATGATCAAGAAATTGTTCAGGTCCCTACTATGGATTACAATCCATATGGGGAAGTCAAACTGCGGGAACGGATGCACTTCGATTCAAAAGAGGCAACATTGTTTGCAAAACATTATCACATCATCAATGGATACAACTTCAATGTTTTAGAATCGAACCACATCTTTACATTGCACAATGCATCCATTACAACAATGGATGTCAATGGCGTTTGAGGGCTAGTTATAGTAAAATCAGACATCATTGGGAAATCAAGTCTATTGACGGTAGACATACATGTTTCTCTACATTAATTTCACAGGATCATTGCAATTTGGATTCCACTTAAATTGCTtccattgtttttcatttggtCTGGATAAACCCAAACATTCGCATCAAAAGCTTGGTCACATACATAAAAAGTCGTTACGGATATACGGTCACATATAGAAGAGCATGGATAGCGAAGGAAAAAGCAATTACCATGGAGTATAGCGATTGGGAACAATCTTATAATGAAGTTCCCAAATGGTTACAAGCTGCCCAACAGACTAATCCTGGGACAATTTTCCAACTTTTCAGTCCTCTAGTTAATGTTGATGGTGAGGATGCGACATCCAAATACATTATGGAACGCTGCTTCTGGGCATTTGGACCATGCATTGAAGGTTTTAAGTATTGTAAACTTATTGTTCAAGTCGATGGAACATTTTTAACAAGCAAATATCCTGCCACCTTGCTAACTGCAATTGCTCAAGATGGAAATAGAAACATATTTCCTTTGGCATTTGCAATAGTAAAAGGTGAGACAAAAGAGACATTGATTTGGTTTTTTCAACTACTACAAGAGCATGTAACTCCTCAACCAAATCTATGCCTAATTATTAATAGAGACAAAGGCATTTTGTCAGCCCTACGCTCGAAAGAAATTGACTGGGAATCAAACAATCTTCACTATGTCTACTGCATATGTCATTTGGCTTCCAACTTCAACAACCGGTTCAAAAATGAAGATCTCAAGAAAGATTTCATTAACTTGGGTACGACATTTTCTTAACCTTACATTCCACATGcaaaatttttttcctttaaacaaaatattatttcatttaattttatatttctttttcacagCTTACGAAGTAAAACAACCTACAGTGCAAGCAAAACTTTCAGCTTTGAGGTCCCAATTCTCGCAAGTTGTAGCTTGGATTGATTAAATCCCCTTACATAAGTGGTCTCAGGCTTATGATGGGGGGCGGAGGTACACCCACATGACAACAAACTTAGCGGAGTGCATGAACTTTGTGCTTAAGGGGGCTCAATCATACCTATCTGTGCACTATTGAAAATaacatttcaaaacataaatgcTTAGTTTGTTGAATGTGGCTTGAAGGCAGACTCTATGTTAAGAGTTGGTCATCAATATTCAAAAGACGTCACTGCCTTGCTCCAACAAAATCACCAAAAATCTGCATATTGTCATGTTCAACGCCACGATCGAGATAATTCTGAATTCGAGGTGCAAGAGATATCGACCCCCATCAATATCGGCCAAAACCAATCTCATGCACTGTCAGATTAAATGATTGGTGGTGTGATTGTGGTCACTTTCAAGCTAGTCGGCTACCGTGTCATAACGTCATAGTTGTTTGTTCTTTTGCTCATATGccacttacaaattttatcgaTCTAATTTACAACCTTGATTACATAAATAAGGTTTATCAAGTCCAATTTCACCCACTACGAAATGAGGACTATTGGTCAACATATACAGGTCCTAATTTCCTTCCAGACCCACAACGACAAGGATCCATAACGAAATGGATCAACCTATTACGGATAAACCAAAACAATGTTCTTATTATCGTATTGAGGGTCATCATAGGGGCCAATGCCCATTTTGCCAataatttgttcatttttaatttcaattaatttacttttcaatgtttttttcttctttcttgaaTGTCAAAATTAACACAATTTTTATGACATTATCATATCTTATGCGTTCATCCACTATagttttatatactttattCTCTGATGGACGAAAAAACtctataaaatcaataaaaattattatgattgCCTTTGTATCCAATTCGAatttattcaactttttttaaaaaagaaaatttgactgtaatcgattacaatacctatgtaatcgattacatttaACCCATAAATATTTCACTCATTATGTAATCGGTTATAGTATGTCCGTAATTGATTACATTAAACCTACAAACACTGCAACACatgcagtaatcgattacatcgGAGGGTAATCGATTACAAATACAAAAACGTTCCCCCTTGCACAATTTCAAGTGAAAACGTATTGCCCCTCAcgatttcttttttaaagtcgTCCACCCCCTGCACGATTTCATCCATTGACCATATTTGACCCAAAAACGCATGGGGCCTAacaattttttcatcaaaaaacGTATATGTCCCACACGTTTTGcctataattgtaattttttttaaaaaaaatacctatTCCCGTAATTAGGCTAACTGAATTGCATactactgaaaaaaaaaacctctaTATCTAGTTTATGTGAGGGGTACAAAATGGGTTATTTAAACCTTTTAAACCTTTCTTGTGGTTGTGTTAAATGGGATAGTATCACATgcatttcttttcattcttttagttAGTATCATTTGTATTTCCTTGAGTGGATAATTACGTGTTTGGCATACATAATAATCTTAGAATTTTGGGTATGCATGAGGtttcagtttcttttttttttcatgttcacTTTTGGAATCATATTATAGTTTTAGCGTGGCATCTTTGATGGATCCACATATAAACTTACTTTTGCTTCTTTGTGAGATTTTGGGTTGCAACATTTAGGTAGATGCATAAATTGGTGTTTTACAACTTGTTTTAAGTTGGTGGGACCACGTTAAGATGGCTTGGTGCATGTGCACGGTGCAATGTATGGTTTCAAGTGTTTGACCAAAGTTTGTGCCTTCACATTTTCTTTTGGTTCGTTATAAGCCTAGTCCCTTTCTTTCTTGTTTGCATGGTTCCATTTTATTGtcatatacttatatattttaatgttggtGGTGTGGGTAGCTCTCTAGGTTTCAAAACATGTTTCATACACCCTGTTAATATGAGGATGAACGTATGGCACCATTctctttattcttttctttttatttcctttACTTGTGTGGTGCAGCAGTAGAGTGTATATAATGTGGTGCATGGTGGGTGCTTTTAAATGTTTGGTGCAACCAAACTTAATTGCTTTTACGTGAGGGATATAGGATTTCATGTTATTCAGCAGGTTTCTTTTATTTAGtaggtttttttattatacttgcGGGTCCCACTAGGGGTTTAATGTGCATTAAAGTATTATTATGGTGTGAATGATACGCGGGCTACTTATATCTTTCTACAATGTATAATGGTGTATCTAATTTTTACGTCAATGGTTATGtgattatatattgaatttcaatttatattagaTTGGAAATTTAAAGGTGTTGATtggaatattatatatatatatatatatatatatatatatatatatatatatattggtctggtattataaatatttaaaatacatttattttatatatataaatcataaaagGTCTTGAAATATAATCCTTTTGGTAGAGAAAATCAAGAGTAATCACAATTTAAAATGTTGCtgtcatttttttcttgttgttcGGATGAGTAATGTTGCATGACGTATGTTAGGGTGAGCAAACTTAGTCATAGTTTGGTTGGCAatttttagtttctattttCTTACATGATGGGAGTGTAATGGTGATTATGTGCTTAAGTATAGTACTTAGATGTGAAGTTGAATATTATTCACAAAGTTTTAaagttcttttatatatcattgttgTGGTTAGCTTACTcctatttgtttgtgtgtttgttgtgtgtgtgATGATCGTATGatgtgtgtgttatacgggaacATATGATATTACAGATGATTTTGGTGTGTAGTAGACCGACGAGAGAAATGGGTGAAATCGgggtttatattttttttattaagttgttaAATTACGCATTAAAGATggtgtaatttattttcaatttcgttgttatttaaaaaatttagataatGGATGTTTGAactatgattttttaaaagattaaattataaatttttacttaagTTCATTTTATCGATAATCGTTTCTGTTAAAAATGCTCCTTTTATATCTTTCCATGACATCCAATAATTGGAGTGTTACATTGTTCAcgcgtgttggactacgagtgggAAGGTTCATAGAATTGGACTACAAGCGATcaagttcgtggaagcattggaatccttAAGACCATGGTTGAATGTGTGCTTGTCTCATATAGGTATGAGACAAGGGGGTCATGAtataaagttttttataaatgagGAAATGGTTAAGTTAATTTGGATATGTTGTACTTAGTGTTATTTTATGTATGTTGTTTATctagctcaccctttttgtttctAATCAAGGGAAGAAGAGGAGCAGTTTGGCATATTGACTAATCAAGGGAGGAAGATGAGTAGTTTGGCATATTGACCAGAATCAACATCCTTTGAAGAGAGTGGAGTTCATGTGTGGCGAGATACTCCCAAATCTATGGAGGAGGTTGCAAATAGTGTTCATGTGGCCTAATGAGTGATGTATCATAGAGATCTGATCTGTGTGAGTCGCGATTTGCGACATGTGCATGGAGGAAGTGCTATGCGGCTTACAGatatgctctgataccactgttgggaAAGCGctcactaaaaataataatcttttcaaGCGGAAGCACACCCAAAATAAgagcagaaaaataaataaaagcacatAGGAAATTTAACATGGTTCGACACCTCAAGCCTTCCTTCCACAAACACTCAACAAGAATTTTTATCACCCAAGTGCATTTTTTCGGACCAAAATTGAAAACCCTTCATAGTGCAATTTTTGTGGACTAAAACTACAAACCTTCATAGTgcaatttttctaacaaaaattgCAAACTTTCCAATGATACACAACTACCTAAGTCCCCTATACACCTAAGAGACATGTTGAGTTTTGGTGGAAACTTCAAAACCAACTCTTtacttttatagtatttttttttttgctactCTCTTCTTCATATTACTCGATGTAGGACTTTGGTGAATACCCACTTGAGAACCAACATATCCTCCCTTCACCAAAAGTCTCATATGCTATGAAACAACACTcttattacaaaagtattaagaaataagaaaagtcaaatatattttttgactCGAAGTCAAAGGACATGAGCGTGATGTCTATGTGTTttcttgtgtttattttatttttatattaataaagtgaTTTTCGGGCCCAACACATAACAACTACTTAAATActctaatttgtattttatttttcttcgtAAGTGGcactttcttttttccttcattctgcaattattatttttgtgtaagATATTTCAAAGTAAATTGTTACTTATAAAACGTAAGAATTTTctgaaaaagaattaaataacaatataagGTTTGTTGGGAACTATAAGTATTTTGATGAAATGGATctgaatattatttaaaaagcaTTAAGGTCATAActacttatatttaaattgtttgtaaatatgtttttatcacaatttgcatttaaatttatgaacaatttttttaaaataatgaaattgtaaataattctccttaatgataaataaaaatatttataaatatgtaattcTACTACTTAATATCAATCAAATATATCCATTACAAAAAGAGTAAAATTTAAGAATCTATATATCCATTACACCCATTTGTCACTTAATTTAGGAATCTATATATCCAttacaaaaatagataaaatttaatgcTTTTAGCCTCATAATAACTTGTTTTATAAACTGTATTATCCTATTAATTAATTGTATTGCACCTAGACAGCCTAACACGACTATATGATAAAATTCGCCTACATAGCCCGCAAGCATGCAAACAGTTACCAAATGAATCAACCGACAAGCATAAGCGAACCAGGCCGCCTACTTCAGAGGACAGAACGACATCTACTGACCATTCCAGACTTAGAATATTGAGACAAACCCCCTATGACCAACAATCATTGAATTAAGGGGCCTGGGccaggcccaggcccacctacgaCCCAATCAATAACCCAGCCCATGACAAAGTCAAACgtaattaataaactataaatacgCATCGatcccaacaattaaaggtacgcattcattaatctcTTAATCACAAAATTTGACTTTCTGATAATCTTTTggctgacttgatcgtcagaGTCTTCTCCGCGGATAACCCCATGAGTCCAAGCAGTGATACCAGCAGATGACGTGCACGAACCGAGAAGAAACCAACTAGAGAGATTGCGAATTGAGGTAAGATGATATTTATGTCTGACATATGTTATTtgtgttagaattaattgacgaattaattctattagtgactcatttgaaatattatgatgggcccaattgtgatttaataaaatataaagacttattggttattattatgggaagtgataataaaataaagataaaaataaaataaaaaaaccaacttgatggacgttgatttataaaaggaattggggttctgtctctggccataaggttcttttcactgtaacccatcaagtacgtgtgagaagagaaagaaaggcaaagagatagattgggaaacggtggttgaagagcacacaagattataaattgaagaacgcatattcacaggatctctcatggatcaaggttactgctctattatgatttatcgtgtgagaattataaatcttaaagatccttaattaagttttacatgtggtatcagagcaagattgtaagatttatgattctcctattATGTGATGGTTCTCCCTTATGATGTTTTTCCCTAATGctataaaccctaatttaattttatcccAAATCATCATGAACTCTAATTATTACTCAAgggtttataatttaaatgctttatgagtatttttaaattatgtatgaaTTCTGCTGCTGCCACAAACAAGCTGTGCCATTATTGTTATTGTGAAGTTTGAAAGTTGTTTAATTTGGAATGAAAATATAATGGACAGTTA
This portion of the Vigna unguiculata cultivar IT97K-499-35 chromosome 6, ASM411807v1, whole genome shotgun sequence genome encodes:
- the LOC114188318 gene encoding uncharacterized protein LOC114188318, with the translated sequence MEYSDWEQSYNEVPKWLQAAQQTNPGTIFQLFSPLVNVDGEDATSKYIMERCFWAFGPCIEGFKYCKLIVQVDGTFLTSKYPATLLTAIAQDGNRNIFPLAFAIVKAYEVKQPTVQAKLSALRSQFSQVVAWID